The segment GGAGCTACCGCTTCCAGCTGGGCAAACGCCCCGGCACCTTCCTTATGCACGAACGTATCAGGGTCCTCACCAACCGGAAGGGTGACGACTTTGACGCCCAATCCGCTGTTGACGAACAGATCCAATCCTCTCAAGGCGGCTCGCACACCGGCTGCATCAGGGTCAAAGAGCAACACGACCTTGTCGGCAAACCGCCGCAGGGCCTGAACATGTTCAGCCGTCAAGGCCGTCCCCAGTGTAGCGACGGTATGGCTGAGCCCCGCCTGGTGGAGCGCGATCGCGTCGAAATAGCCTTCGACGACGATCACTGTCCTGGTCCGCACGATCGCCTCGCGCGCCTGATCGAAGGCGAAGAGGGTCTGGCCCTTCTTAAACAACGGCGTATCCGGAGAATTGAGGTACTTGGGCGTGCGGTCGTCCAACACACGTCCGCCGAATCCCACCACGCGCTTGCGCAGATCGGTGATCGTGAACATGAGCCGTCCATGAAACTTGTCGTAGCAGCCATTACCGTTTGGTCTCGAACTTCCGAGCCCAGCCGTCATGATCTCGCTGTGGGAGAATCCTTTACGAGAAAGAGACCTCAACAACCCATCCCACTCTAGGGACGACACTCCAAGTTGGAACGACTCAACCGTCGATTGTAGGATGCCGCGTCTGTTCAGATATTCACGAGCCATGGCACCGATTTGTGGATCGCGCAGATTGGCTTGAAACCACGTCATGGAGGCGCGGTTCATTTCTTCAATGCGATGGGTCTGCCCGCGTTGCATTCGTTCCGCAGGCGACTCTTCCACCACAATGCCCACCTTGTCTCCGAGCTCCCGCAGCACCTCCGGAAAGGTTGCTCCGGTAATTTTGGCCAGAAAGGCGAAGACATCTCCCCCAGCCTTACAGCCGAAACAGTAAAACATTTGTTTGGATGGACTGACGGAGAAAGAGGGGCTCTTTTCCTGATGAAACGGGCACAACCCCACAAGGTTCTGACCTGCCCTCCTCAGCGAGACATGGCGCCCGACGACATCCGCGATATCTATCCGATCTCTTATTCGATTCTTGATATCGTCGGGAATCAAGCCTCGGCCCCCCAGAGTCGCAGCTCCTACGTTCCCGTCGCGCACGACCGGACGAGTCGGTTGATAAGTAATAGGAATAATTGACCGTTCAAATTAACAGACGGGCTGAAAACCTGTCAATTCAGAGAATTCCGTCACCCTGGAGGCCAGGCCATATGACGGCCGCCCATGACGTGGAAATGCAGATGGAAGACGGTTTGACCTCCGTTTCGTCCGGTGTTCGCCACGAGACGGAATCCTGAGTCGGCTAGCCCTTTGTCATTCGCGACTTTCCTACAGGTCAGCAGCAACTGTGCCAGCAGCGCCTGATCTGACTCACCCAGGTCTTGAATAGAAGCCACATGTCGTTTGGGAATCACCAGGGTATGCACCGGTGCCTGGGGATGGATGTCGTCAAAGGCCAGGGTCTGGTCGTCTTCGTGAACAACCTTGGCCGGGATGGTCTTCGTCACAACCCTGCAGAACAAACAGTCGCTCATAGCCGGTTCCTCACTTATCCGCCCTCAACCCGGACTTGCCGAATCGCTTGCCTAACTCTTGATAGATATCGGATAGCGCCAGATCATGATACCCCAGTACCATCAGGATATGGAAAAACAGATCCGCCACCTCATAGATAACCTCTTCTTTCTTGCCGCCTTTCGAGGCCAGCAGCACCTCGCCCGCCTCCTCCGCCACCTTTTTCAGAATCTTGTCATGCCCTCCCTCGAATAGCTTTGAGGTATAGGAACCGGTCTGGGGGCTGGAGCGGCGCTCCCGAATCGTCCGCAGGACACTTTCAAGGATTCCACCCTGCGCATCTTGCGCATTTCGATGAACGACGTGGCCTTGTTCATCCATTCCGGAAAAGAAGCAGGCCCGCTCGCCTGTATGACAAGTCGGCCCAGCTGGTTGCGCCTTCACCAAAACAGTATCGCCATCGCAGTCAATAAAGAGTTCCTTCACGTGTAGCGTATGACCGGATGTTTCGCCCTTTTCCCAGAGCTTATTTCGAGACCGACTCCAAAAGTGCACCCTCCCGGTCGCAACCGTCTTCGCGAGAGCCTCTTGGTTCATGTACCCGAGCATCAGCACCGTCCCGTCGAGCCAATCCTGAATGACGGCCGGGAGAAGACCCTCGCGGTCGAACTTGAACTGATCTGCCATTCCCTGCCCCATTGTGTCACGCCACTCGATGAAGATTATCCGATCGGACTGGGACACCACGTTCCCGTAGATACGCTTTCGCCTGGGAGATCGTATAGGTCCGAAAATGAAAAATCGAAGCGGCCAAGACTGCGTCCGCTTTCCCCTTCACAAAACCATCGTAGAGGTGGTCGAGCGTCCCGACTCCGCCCGATGCAATGACAGGAATGGACAGAGCACCGGACACGGCAGCCGTCAGATCCAAATCGTACCCGGTTTGCCGGCCATCCTGATCCATGCTGGTCAATAAGATTTCTCCAGCACCGTATTGCTCCATCCGCTTTGCCCACTCGACAGCCTCAAGTCCCGTCGCATGGCGACCGCCGTGTGTGAAGACCTCCCAGTGATCACTCGCTGCACGCTTGGCGTCGATGGCAACGACGATGCATTGCGTCCCGAAACGTTGAGCGGCTTCTCTGACAAACTCAGGCCGTCGAACCGCCGCGGTATTGATGCTGACCTTATCTGCTCCGGCATTCAACAAGGCCCGAATATCGTCGAGCGTTCCCACGCCCCCACCGACCGTCACCGGCATAAAGACCCGCGTAGCCGTGCGTTCGACGACGTCGATGATCGTCTTCCGATTTTCATGCGAGGCGGTAATATCGAGAAAACAGAGTTCGTCCGCTCCTTCGTGATCATACCCCACGGCCGCTTCGACCGGATCGCCGGCATCGCGAAGATTCACAAAACTGACACCCTTGACTACGCGCCCCTCTTTGACGTCCAGACAGGGAATGATGCGCTTGGTCAGCATGGCGACGCGTGAGACGTGAAACGTGAGAGGTGAAACGATTTCACTCCTGAGAGCACCCCCACACCTTCACCTCCCTTCCTTACTCCTTACCAAGGGACGCGACCGTGGCCCCCAGATCAAGCTTGCCATCGTAGAGCGCTTTGCCAACAATTGCTCCTTCGATCTTGGGACCGATTGAGCGCACAGCTCGCAAATCCTCCAGAGACGTGATCCCTCCCGATGCAATCACCGGAAACGAGGAGAATTCAGCGATTTCTTTCAGTGCGGAAAGGTTTGGGCCGTTCAGCATTCCATCACGTGCGATATCCGTATAGATGACGGCAGCAATCG is part of the Nitrospira sp. genome and harbors:
- the dnaG gene encoding DNA primase, producing the protein MIPDDIKNRIRDRIDIADVVGRHVSLRRAGQNLVGLCPFHQEKSPSFSVSPSKQMFYCFGCKAGGDVFAFLAKITGATFPEVLRELGDKVGIVVEESPAERMQRGQTHRIEEMNRASMTWFQANLRDPQIGAMAREYLNRRGILQSTVESFQLGVSSLEWDGLLRSLSRKGFSHSEIMTAGLGSSRPNGNGCYDKFHGRLMFTITDLRKRVVGFGGRVLDDRTPKYLNSPDTPLFKKGQTLFAFDQAREAIVRTRTVIVVEGYFDAIALHQAGLSHTVATLGTALTAEHVQALRRFADKVVLLFDPDAAGVRAALRGLDLFVNSGLGVKVVTLPVGEDPDTFVHKEGAGAFAQLEAVAPSLLDYALNHRVKEADDGSLESRIRSVDEVLRILQKSEHPIERQERIKIVSERLRISEARLIERYPALLAQPKRGAEAPRAQPAQGTPLNALFKGLPEERDLLLLLLHGKLAPADVRRLRPESFTVAPCRKLVEIALAHVDREGRIQVQPVLDESGADLDCGALATELSMREDHFDDVPAHIAACFDCLDRKRSEQAMGELIARLKTAEREGRVDDARLLNIQINEVRMRKAGTPTAGVVSLVKE
- a CDS encoding histidine triad nucleotide-binding protein, translating into MSDCLFCRVVTKTIPAKVVHEDDQTLAFDDIHPQAPVHTLVIPKRHVASIQDLGESDQALLAQLLLTCRKVANDKGLADSGFRLVANTGRNGGQTVFHLHFHVMGGRHMAWPPG
- the hisIE gene encoding bifunctional phosphoribosyl-AMP cyclohydrolase/phosphoribosyl-ATP diphosphatase HisIE, giving the protein MADQFKFDREGLLPAVIQDWLDGTVLMLGYMNQEALAKTVATGRVHFWSRSRNKLWEKGETSGHTLHVKELFIDCDGDTVLVKAQPAGPTCHTGERACFFSGMDEQGHVVHRNAQDAQGGILESVLRTIRERRSSPQTGSYTSKLFEGGHDKILKKVAEEAGEVLLASKGGKKEEVIYEVADLFFHILMVLGYHDLALSDIYQELGKRFGKSGLRADK
- the hisF gene encoding imidazole glycerol phosphate synthase subunit HisF, with the translated sequence MLTKRIIPCLDVKEGRVVKGVSFVNLRDAGDPVEAAVGYDHEGADELCFLDITASHENRKTIIDVVERTATRVFMPVTVGGGVGTLDDIRALLNAGADKVSINTAAVRRPEFVREAAQRFGTQCIVVAIDAKRAASDHWEVFTHGGRHATGLEAVEWAKRMEQYGAGEILLTSMDQDGRQTGYDLDLTAAVSGALSIPVIASGGVGTLDHLYDGFVKGKADAVLAASIFHFRTYTISQAKAYLRERGVPVRSDNLHRVA